One genomic segment of Arachis duranensis cultivar V14167 chromosome 4, aradu.V14167.gnm2.J7QH, whole genome shotgun sequence includes these proteins:
- the LOC107486628 gene encoding ninja-family protein AFP3, with protein sequence MAQVVEERENSRTRMSDFPRDLLKRFMSVNHHHHRELQQQQHRHGDGDAEQEIELSLGLSMNGRFGVDPTAKKIKRTTSIPEFSFSKPLIRDEDNNNSNNNNQDIGGYSNNMPMPCTSNLIRTCSLPTETEEEWRKRKELQTLRRLEARRKRSEKQQRTIKAMREKSNRSSSSFSEDIAAFVDGNNSNLVEAALNEFSSLGRTTSLSTRVGELGLNGDKKSGGGCGSCGGLPPPSPPSRGPFGSPQGAGSSGISESESPQGQGSRPGDVRSPVGSDTFSTTTRDESSNKHSPPANKTKEIVKSLLEDMPCVSTKFDGPNGKKIEGFLYRYGKGLEVRIVCVCHGSFLTPAEFVKHGGGGDVSNPLKHIVVSPGGCL encoded by the exons ATGGCACAAGTTGTTGAGGAAAGAGAGAACAGCAGAACTCGCATGAGCGATTTCCCAAGAGATCTGCTAAAAAGGTTCATGTCCGTGAACCATCATCACCATCGTGagctacaacaacaacaacatcgcCATGGTGATGGAGATGCAGAACAAGAGATTGAGCTGAGTCTTGGTCTTTCAATGAACGGTCGTTTTGGTGTGGACCCAACAGCGAAGAAGATCAAGAGAACAACATCAATACCCGAATTCTCATTCTCAAAGCCCCTCATCAGAGATGAAGATAATAACaacagcaataataataatcaagatATTGGGGGTTACTCTAATAACATGCCAATGCCTTGCACATCGAATCTGATAAGAACATGTTCCCTTCCAACGGAGACAGAGGAGGAGTGGAGGAAGAGGAAGGAGTTGCAGACGCTGaggaggttggaagcaagaagaAAGCGCTCTGAGAAGCAGCAGAGGACCATCAAGGCCATGAGGGAAAAGAGTAaccgttcttcttcttctttctctgaaGATATTGCTGCTTTTGTTGATGGAAATAATAGCAATCTGGTGGAAGctgctttgaatgaatttaGTAGTTTGGGGAGAACGACGTCGTTGAGTACTAGAGTTGGTGAACTTGGTTTGAATGGAGACAAGAAAAGTGGTGGTGGTTGTGGTAGTTGTGGTGGTTTGCcacctccttctcctccttcaaGGGGTCCATTTGGTTCTCCTCAAGGAGCAGGATCATCAGGGATCTCAGAATCTGAGAGTCCACAGGGTCAAG GGTCAAGACCAGGAGATGTGAGAAGCCCTGTTGGTTCGGACACATTTTCAACTACGACAAGAGACGAGTCCTCCAACAAGCATTCGCCGCCGGCAAACAAGACGAAGGAGATAGTGAAGAGCTTGTTGGAAGACATGCCGTGTGTGTCGACCAAATTCGACGGCCCCAATGGGAAGAAAATAGAAGGGTTTCTTTACAGGTACGGGAAAGGTTTGGAGGTGAGGATAGTGTGCGTCTGCCACGGCAGTTTCCTCACGCCGGCCGAGTTCGTCAAGCACGGTGGTGGAGGTGATGTGTCAAACCCATTGAAGCATATTGTTGTTAGTCCAGGAGGGTGTTTGTAA
- the LOC107486629 gene encoding probable endo-1,3(4)-beta-glucanase ARB_01444, with protein MPPSPPFLFPEVQSTVLPDPSTFFSQNLLQSPLPTNSFFQNFVLKNGDQHEYFHPYLIKSSNSSLSVSYPFLLFSAAMLYQVFVPDITISSSTQKTTAPTKKDHVISSYSDLGVTLDIPSSNLRFFLLKGSPFITASLTKPTSLSITTPHSIVSLFPSNDDKTKYTLKLNNNQTWIFYTSSPIALYNKGSKILSNPFYGIIRVAALPDESNNNGSNCGEILDRFSSCYPVSGDADIKKHFRVVYKWQTRRSGELLMLAHPLHLKLLKQNNNNVTVLNGFKYRSIDGDLVGVVGDSWVLEAQNVPVTWHSIKGVEKGSYKEIVSALNKDVKELNSSNLNTTSSYFYGKLVGRAARMALIAEEVSYPIVIPKIAKFLKETIEPWLKGTLKGNGFLYERKWGGLVTLQGSNDSGGDFGFGVYNDHHYHIGYFIYGISVLAKIDPDWGQEYKPQAYSLVNDFLNLGPRFNANYPRLRMFDLYILHSWASGVTEFEDGRNQESTSEAVNAYYAAALMGLAFDDSRLFDTGSTLLALEIQAAQTWWHVKSEDNLYEQDFSKDNRIVGILWSNKRDTKLWWASADCRYCRLSIQVLPLLPITEPLFSDGVYAKELVEWTLPSLKGKTNVEGWKGFTYALQGIYDKENALNNIRMLKGFDDGNSYTNLLWWIHSR; from the coding sequence ATGCCTCCTTCTCCACCATTCCTCTTCCCAGAAGTTCAGTCCACAGTCCTACCAGATCCATCAACATTCTTCTCCCAAAACCTCCTTCAATCTCCACTCCCAACCAACTCTTTCTTCCAAAACTTTGTTCTCAAAAATGGTGACCAACATGAGTACTTCCACCCTTACCTCATCAAATCCTCCAACTCTTCTCTTTCTGTCTCTTACCCTTTTCTCTTATTCTCTGCTGCCATGTTGTACCAGGTTTTTGTCCCTGACATCACcatctcttcttctactcaAAAAACAACCGCCCCAACAAAAAAAGATCATGTAATCTCATCTTATAGTGATCTTGGTGTCACTTTAGACATACCCTCTTCCAATCTAAGGTTCTTTCTTCTTAAAGGAAGTCCCTTTATAACCGCTTCTCTTACAAAACCAACTAGTCTCTCTATTACAACACCACACTCCATTGTTTCCTTGTTTCCTTCCAATGATGACAAAACCAAGTACACTCTTAAGCTCAACAACAATCAGACGTGGATCTTTTATACATCTTCTCCAATAGCATTGTACAACAAAGGCTCTAAGATTTTATCGAATCCGTTCTATGGAATCATTAGAGTTGCAGCATTGCCtgatgaatctaacaacaacgGTTCAAACTGTGGTGAAATACTTGACAGGTTCAGTTCTTGTTACCCTGTGTCTGGTGATGCAGATATCAAGAAGCATTTCAGGGTTGTGTATAAATGGCAGACGAGGAGATCCGGGGAGCTTCTAATGCTGGCTCACCCTCTTCATCTCAAGCTTCTCAAACAGAACAATAATAATGTTACTGTTCTGAATGGTTTCAAGTACAGAAGCATTGATGGAGATCttgttggtgttgttggtgaCTCATGGGTTTTGGAAGCTCAGAATGTTCCTGTAACATGGCATTCAATCAAAGGTGTGGAAAAAGGTTCATACAAGGAGATTGTTTCAGCACTTAACAAAGATGTTAAGGAGCTGAATTCCTCAAATTTGAACACAACTTCATCATATTTCTATGGGAAGCTGGTTGGTAGAGCTGCAAGAATGGCACTAATAGCAGAAGAAGTGTCTTATCCCATTGTGATTCCCAAAATTGCCAAGTTCCTAAAGGAAACCATTGAGCCTTGGTTGAAAGGAACACTCAAAGGGAATGGCTTTCTGTATGAGAGAAAATGGGGTGGACTTGTTACACTACAAGGGTCTAATGATTCAGGTGGTGATTTTGGTTTTGGTGTTTATAATGATCACCATTACCATATAGGATACTTCATTTATGGAATTTCTGTTCTTGCAAAGATTGATCCTGATTGGGGACAAGAGTACAAGCCACAAGCCTATTCACTTGTCAATGATTTCTTGAACTTGGGGCCAAGATTCAATGCTAATTATCCTCGGTTGAGGATGTTTGATCTCTACATTCTGCATTCTTGGGCTTCAGGAGTGACCGAATTCGAAGATGGAAGAAATCAAGAGAGTACTAGTGAAGCTGTGAATGCATACTATGCAGCAGCATTGATGGGGCTAGCGTTCGACGACTCGCGCCTTTTTGATACCGGATCAACCCTCTTAGCATTGGAGATCCAAGCTGCACAAACATGGTGGCATGTGAAATCTGAGGACAATTTGTATGAACAAGATTTCTCAAAAGATAATAGAATTGTTGGGATTCTGTGGTCTAATAAGAGGGACACTAAGCTATGGTGGGCTTCAGCGGATTGTAGATATTGTAGGCTTAGCATACAAGTGCTGCCATTGTTGCCAATCACTGAACCTTTGTTCTCTGATGGTGTTTATGCTAAGGAGCTTGTTGAATGGACTTTACCTTCTTTGAAGGGTAAAACAAATGTAGAAGGTTGGAAGGGTTTTACCTATGCATTGCAGGGGATTTATGATAAGGAAAATGCATTGAACAACATTAGGATGTTGAAGGGGTTTGATGATGGTAACTCATATACTAATCTCTTGTGGTGGATTCATAGCAGATGA